One genomic segment of Elgaria multicarinata webbii isolate HBS135686 ecotype San Diego chromosome 9, rElgMul1.1.pri, whole genome shotgun sequence includes these proteins:
- the LOC134403701 gene encoding secreted frizzled-related protein 2-like yields the protein MLPAIFVLFLALWRVMGFDLGLSTKCVAIPKEMVMCRDIGYSEMRLPNLMGHTSMAEVLLKSAGWQHLIRTGCHPHTRTFLCSLFAPVCLDTFIHPCRSMCAAVRDSCAPVLGCQGHSWPSTLRCDRFPRDDDTCLASLGKEYKPFLRVFPKSICQNCPAVDEFPTRKRVLDTFSANHFAVKVKLSRKLSIFNVQEPNIDCQVEFVKQGLLSPYEAHNAIEQWFLVNENCTQQMIHSHHPMVYLIMGTTEQSHVLVNQVFRWQRWDSLETRKWRHHKSV from the exons ATGCTTCCTGCAATATTCGTTCTGTTCTTGGCTCTGTGGCGGGTGATGGGTTTTGACTTGGGTTTATCCACCAAGTGTGTAGCTATCCCTAAGGAGATGGTCATGTGCCGTGACATTGGCTACTCGGAAATGAGGCTGCCCAACTTAATGGGACACACCAGCATGGCAGAAGTCCTCCTGAAATCTGCTGGATGGCAGCATCTCATAAGAACAGGATGCCACCCACACACAAGGACATTTTTGTGCTCTCTGTTTGCACCCGTCTGTTTGGACAC CTTCATCCATCCTTGCAGGAGTATGTGTGCTGCAGTTCGGGACAGCTGTGCTCCTGTCCTGGGATGCCAAGGACACTCTTGGCCTAGCACTTTGCGCTGTGATAGATTCCCTAGAGATGATGACACATGCCTTGCATCCCTCGGCAAAGAATATAAACCTTTTCTCAGAG TCTTTCCTAAGTCTATTTGCCAGAATTGTCCAGCAGTTGATGAGTTCCCCACACGCAAAAGGGTGCTGGACACTTTTTCTGCTAACCATTTTG CAGTGAAGGTGAAACTATCCAGGAAACTATCTATCTTCAATGTTCAGGAGCCTAATATTGACTGCCAGGTAGAGTTTGTTAAGCAGGGGTTGCTCTCACCTTATGAAGCTCACAATGCAATTGAACAGTGGTTCTTGGTCAATGAAAACTGTACTCAGCAAATGATCCACAGTCACCATCCCATGGTGTATCTCATCATGGGGACAACTGAGCAAAGTCATGTTTTAGTCAATCAAGTCTTCCGTTGGCAGAGGTGGGATTCCCTGGAGACACGGAAGTGGAGACATCATAAGAGTGTATAG